A part of Streptomyces sp. NBC_00557 genomic DNA contains:
- a CDS encoding maleylpyruvate isomerase family mycothiol-dependent enzyme → MIDHAHDLACVRDATERLLTAVAKLDNASLAEPSRLPGWTRGHVLAHLARNADALVNVLEGRPMYPSGEAREADIERGAPRPIDVQLADLRESAARFQAAGDAPADWSRTVELRNGVTDSAARVPFRRWVEVELHHVDLGIGYELEDLPAEFLERETGFLAQRFTGHPDVAPTRITDGTRAWLTGREADEPEVVISGTPADLVGWLAGRRDGSGLTAEGTLPTLPPL, encoded by the coding sequence ATGATTGATCACGCTCATGACCTGGCATGTGTACGTGACGCGACCGAACGGCTCCTCACCGCGGTCGCCAAACTGGACAACGCGTCGCTCGCCGAGCCGTCACGGCTTCCCGGCTGGACCCGCGGGCACGTCCTCGCCCATCTCGCCCGCAACGCCGACGCGCTCGTGAACGTTCTCGAGGGGCGCCCCATGTACCCGAGCGGCGAGGCGCGGGAGGCCGACATCGAGCGGGGCGCCCCGCGCCCGATCGACGTCCAGCTCGCCGACCTGCGCGAGAGCGCGGCCCGCTTCCAGGCGGCGGGGGACGCGCCGGCGGACTGGTCGCGCACCGTGGAGCTGCGCAACGGGGTCACCGACTCGGCGGCGCGGGTGCCGTTCCGGCGGTGGGTGGAGGTGGAGCTGCACCATGTGGACCTCGGCATCGGCTACGAGCTGGAGGATCTTCCCGCGGAGTTCCTGGAGCGGGAGACCGGGTTTCTCGCCCAGCGGTTCACCGGGCACCCCGATGTCGCGCCGACGCGGATCACGGACGGCACGCGCGCGTGGCTGACCGGGCGGGAGGCGGACGAGCCGGAGGTCGTGATCAGCGGGACTCCGGCGGATCTGGTCGGCTGGCTCGCAGGACGGCGCGACGGCTCCGGCCTCACCGCGGAGGGCACACTGCCGACGCTGCCTCCGCTGTAG